The Bacteroidota bacterium genome has a segment encoding these proteins:
- a CDS encoding OmpH family outer membrane protein, with translation MKKIAFILWAVLSTGVLFAQKYAYVDTDYILSNIPEYSDAQDILDEFAIKWQKEIEEKFAEIDQLYKAYQAEAVLLPEDMKKQRENEIIQKEKEAKDLQKQRFGREGDLFKKRQELVQPIQEKIYNAIETVAEINNYAMVFDKAGSLSLIFAKDKYDISDDILDEVGSVMQTVRREDRVRPAQTVTSSGQTQDNSQGVNKMINKLKDQ, from the coding sequence ATGAAAAAAATAGCTTTTATCCTTTGGGCAGTATTAAGCACAGGAGTACTGTTTGCCCAGAAATATGCTTATGTTGATACTGATTACATCTTGTCGAATATTCCGGAGTATTCTGATGCCCAGGACATCCTGGATGAATTTGCCATTAAATGGCAAAAAGAAATTGAAGAAAAATTTGCTGAAATTGACCAGCTTTATAAAGCCTATCAGGCTGAAGCCGTTCTGCTCCCGGAGGACATGAAGAAACAACGCGAAAACGAGATTATCCAAAAGGAAAAAGAAGCCAAAGATCTTCAAAAACAAAGATTTGGAAGAGAGGGTGATCTTTTTAAGAAAAGACAGGAACTCGTTCAACCTATCCAGGAAAAAATTTATAATGCTATTGAAACCGTCGCAGAAATCAATAACTACGCTATGGTGTTTGATAAGGCCGGCAGTTTATCGCTTATCTTTGCCAAAGATAAATATGATATCAGCGATGATATCCTTGATGAAGTGGGAAGTGTAATGCAGACCGTTAGAAGAGAAGACAGAGTAAGGCCTGCCCAAACGGTTACTTCCAGCGGGCAAACACAGGATAACAGTCAGGGAGTTAATAAAATGATCAATAAACTCAAAGACCAATAA
- a CDS encoding 2-oxoacid:acceptor oxidoreductase subunit alpha, with the protein MTKKTPTVIEVDEVVVKFAGDSGDGMQLSGSQFSDTSAFTGNDLSTFPDFPSEIRAPQGTLAGVSGFQIHIGHKEVQTPGDQADVLVALNPAALKANMKWVKPGATIIIDIDYFDNKNYKKAGYIEDPLNDGSLVGYNVVKAPITSLSKATVRDLEIDAKSAERTRNEFALGILYWLFNKDIKYGEEYIDSRFKSKPLLAEANKKVLRAGYNYAETVEALRTTYQIHPIKNRTGRFRNITGNIATAWGLIAAAERAGKELFLGSYPITPASEILQELAKRKHLGVKTFQAEDEIAGINSAIGAAFAGDFAATSTSGPGLALKSEGIGLAVMTELPLVIIDVQRAGPATGMPTKPEQADLLQALYGRHGESPVVVMAASTPANCFDFAFQAGKIAIEHMVPVILLTDGYLANGSELWKIPESSSLPKISPPIVQDNDTNYEPYKRNPDTLARYWAVPGQEGLRHRVGGLEKENISGLVSHGPVNHERMVMIREEKVQRLANYIPDLTVSGEESGDLLVVGWGGTYGALVSAVNDLQNEGKKISLAQFNYIKPLPKNTEEVFKRFNKIVVCELNTGQFSFYLRSLFQEIDFMQYNKFQGLPFMIAELKEKFNQILEG; encoded by the coding sequence ATGACAAAAAAGACTCCGACTGTCATTGAAGTCGACGAAGTTGTGGTGAAATTCGCCGGTGACTCCGGCGATGGGATGCAACTCAGCGGATCACAGTTTTCAGACACATCCGCATTTACTGGTAATGATCTTTCTACTTTTCCTGATTTTCCTTCAGAAATCAGGGCTCCGCAGGGAACGCTGGCAGGGGTTTCAGGATTCCAGATCCATATTGGACACAAGGAGGTTCAAACTCCAGGTGACCAGGCGGATGTGCTGGTTGCCCTAAATCCTGCCGCTTTGAAAGCTAATATGAAATGGGTTAAACCCGGTGCTACCATTATTATCGATATCGATTACTTCGATAACAAGAATTACAAAAAGGCAGGTTATATTGAAGATCCACTGAACGACGGATCATTGGTGGGATACAATGTGGTGAAAGCACCCATTACTTCCTTATCCAAAGCTACGGTCAGGGATCTTGAAATCGATGCCAAATCAGCTGAAAGAACCAGGAATGAATTTGCTCTGGGTATACTTTATTGGCTGTTTAATAAAGATATTAAATATGGTGAGGAGTATATCGACTCCAGGTTTAAATCAAAACCCCTGTTGGCTGAAGCCAATAAAAAGGTGTTGAGGGCCGGATACAACTATGCCGAGACCGTGGAAGCTCTTCGTACTACATACCAGATCCATCCGATCAAGAACCGTACAGGACGTTTCCGGAACATTACCGGTAATATTGCCACTGCATGGGGTTTGATCGCTGCTGCAGAAAGAGCAGGAAAGGAGTTATTTCTTGGATCTTATCCTATCACACCGGCTTCGGAAATATTGCAGGAACTTGCTAAAAGAAAGCACCTGGGCGTGAAGACTTTCCAGGCTGAAGACGAAATTGCCGGCATAAATTCTGCCATTGGAGCTGCTTTTGCAGGAGATTTTGCCGCTACATCAACATCCGGTCCCGGGCTTGCTTTGAAAAGCGAAGGTATCGGCTTGGCAGTCATGACGGAATTGCCTCTTGTTATCATTGATGTGCAGCGTGCAGGCCCTGCTACCGGAATGCCAACCAAACCTGAACAGGCAGACCTGCTTCAGGCACTTTATGGGAGGCACGGAGAAAGCCCGGTTGTGGTAATGGCTGCCAGTACTCCGGCTAATTGCTTCGATTTCGCTTTCCAGGCCGGTAAAATCGCAATAGAACATATGGTTCCTGTAATCCTGCTTACCGACGGATATCTGGCAAATGGTTCAGAGCTTTGGAAAATTCCTGAGAGCAGCAGCCTTCCCAAAATAAGCCCGCCAATTGTCCAGGATAACGATACAAATTACGAACCTTATAAAAGAAATCCGGATACATTGGCACGCTACTGGGCTGTGCCCGGTCAGGAAGGCTTACGCCACCGGGTTGGCGGGTTGGAAAAAGAAAACATTTCAGGACTGGTTTCTCATGGCCCTGTTAACCATGAACGAATGGTTATGATCAGAGAAGAGAAAGTACAAAGATTGGCAAATTATATACCGGACCTGACAGTATCGGGTGAAGAAAGCGGTGACCTGCTCGTGGTAGGATGGGGCGGAACATACGGAGCTTTGGTAAGTGCCGTGAATGACCTTCAGAATGAAGGTAAGAAAATCAGCCTTGCACAGTTTAATTATATCAAACCCCTGCCAAAAAATACAGAAGAGGTCTTTAAACGTTTTAATAAGATTGTGGTCTGTGAGCTAAATACAGGGCAGTTTTCTTTTTATCTGAGATCTTTATTCCAGGAAATTGACTTCATGCAATATAATAAATTTCAGGGTCTTCCTTTTATGATCGCTGAATTGAAGGAAAAATTCAATCAAATTTTGGAGGGTTAA
- the odhB gene encoding 2-oxoglutarate dehydrogenase complex dihydrolipoyllysine-residue succinyltransferase yields the protein MTIEIKVPSPGESISEVQLASWLVKDGDYVEKDQEIAEIDSDKATLTISAEESGIIKLMIEEGNSITVGSVIATINVKKTGKDDKPPKTPTVEVPAASSSSGVIPEVKEHKKESGEVSKPETTGDESEISLSPLARKILAEKQIQTSEVVKFFRSLRLSKKDVEFFLEHKDKVSGTAKEKPADEIPSKTIWGNRETERKKMSTLRLKIAERLVSVKNETAMLTTFNEVNMTPIIKIRNRYKDIFKEKYGVSLGFMSFFTKAVTEALHQYPSVNAMIDGQEIVYHHYADIGIAVSTPKGLMVPVIRNAETMSLAEIESGIKEMAIKARDNKITLEEMQGGTFTITNGGVFGSMLSTPIINPPQSAILGMHNIVERPVAIEGKVEIHPIMYVALSYDHRIIDGRESVGFLVKVKEMLEDPAKMLFGGNDPVQSLLGL from the coding sequence ATGACCATTGAAATTAAAGTGCCCAGTCCGGGAGAATCCATCAGCGAAGTACAGCTTGCAAGCTGGCTGGTAAAAGATGGAGATTATGTAGAAAAGGACCAGGAAATTGCCGAAATCGATTCCGATAAAGCCACTCTTACCATCAGTGCTGAAGAAAGCGGTATTATTAAACTGATGATTGAAGAAGGGAATTCTATCACTGTCGGCAGCGTAATTGCTACCATCAACGTCAAAAAAACCGGAAAGGATGATAAACCTCCGAAAACACCGACGGTAGAAGTACCGGCAGCTTCTTCATCATCAGGAGTGATACCCGAAGTTAAAGAACATAAAAAGGAAAGCGGTGAAGTATCAAAACCGGAAACAACGGGTGACGAAAGCGAAATATCCTTATCTCCTCTTGCACGAAAGATATTGGCTGAAAAGCAAATTCAAACATCTGAAGTGGTGAAGTTTTTCCGCAGTCTTAGATTATCGAAAAAAGATGTGGAATTTTTCCTTGAGCACAAAGATAAGGTGTCAGGTACAGCCAAGGAAAAGCCTGCAGATGAAATTCCGAGCAAGACAATATGGGGCAACAGGGAAACAGAAAGAAAAAAAATGTCAACCTTACGGCTTAAGATAGCCGAAAGGCTGGTTTCCGTAAAGAATGAAACTGCCATGTTAACTACTTTCAATGAGGTTAACATGACACCAATCATAAAGATCCGTAACCGTTATAAAGATATATTCAAGGAAAAGTACGGTGTATCCCTGGGGTTTATGTCATTTTTCACAAAAGCCGTAACGGAAGCATTACATCAATATCCCAGTGTAAACGCAATGATAGATGGACAGGAAATTGTTTATCATCATTATGCTGATATTGGGATTGCGGTAAGCACACCAAAAGGCTTGATGGTACCCGTTATAAGGAATGCCGAAACCATGAGTCTGGCAGAAATTGAGTCCGGCATCAAAGAAATGGCCATTAAAGCCAGAGACAATAAGATCACTCTTGAAGAAATGCAGGGCGGAACTTTTACCATTACTAACGGAGGAGTTTTTGGATCCATGCTATCCACACCCATCATCAACCCGCCACAGAGTGCTATCCTGGGAATGCATAATATTGTTGAAAGGCCTGTAGCGATTGAGGGGAAAGTGGAGATACATCCCATTATGTATGTAGCTCTTTCTTATGACCACAGGATAATTGACGGAAGGGAATCGGTTGGGTTCCTTGTCAAGGTAAAGGAAATGCTTGAAGATCCGGCAAAAATGCTGTTCGGGGGTAATGACCCGGTACAGAGTTTGTTAGGATTATAA
- a CDS encoding 4Fe-4S binding protein — translation MAYKITEDCTACGTCIDECPVEAISEGDIYKIDPDICTDCGSCADVCPVDAIIPA, via the coding sequence ATGGCTTACAAAATCACAGAAGATTGCACAGCTTGCGGCACCTGTATCGATGAATGTCCGGTAGAAGCTATCTCTGAAGGGGATATTTACAAAATTGATCCAGACATTTGCACTGACTGCGGTTCATGTGCCGATGTGTGCCCGGTTGATGCCATCATTCCGGCTTAA
- a CDS encoding 2-oxoglutarate dehydrogenase E1 component encodes MDKFSFLNITEPAAIESIYEKYLNDPSSVEDGWRQFFEGFEFARMHYPQKQAKTQVIPEEFKVINLINAHRQRGHLFTRTNPVRTRRKYFPTLDLENFGLKSGDLSTVFIAGNEIGIGPTPLSAIIDHLQQTYCQSVGAEFMYMRNPDIIGWLKNKMESSRNTPNYSRAIKGRILEKISHAVLFEKFIHKKFPGQKRFSLEGAESLIPALSAITETGAGFGIREFIIGMAHRGRLNVLANIMGKPYHQIFHEFEGSAYDDEYLLGDVKYHLGYTSDIQTPEGHNLRLTLSPNPSHLEAVDPVVEGIARAKTDISFKGDYKQVAPILIHGDASIAGQGVIYELLQMSELPGYKTGGTIHVVINNQIGFTTNYLEARSSTYCTDVAKTTLSPVFHVNGDDPEAVVYTVQLAMEFRQKFHKDVFIDLLCYRKYGHNEGDEPRFTQPILYKIIENHPNPLEIYRKRLVAEGSISMEEADEIEKKISIILEDSYAKSKDVKKTHIESFLWDIWKAIPKANPEDFHKPVKTSISENLLLEITEKLTAIPKDVRIFRKLKKLQEERLHSISEKGNLDWAMGEQLAYASLLLEGIPVRLSGQDVARGTFSHRHAVLKVEDSEKEYVPLNNLGKEQARFEVFNSPLSEYAVLGFEYGYSLASPNSLTIWEAQFGDFFNGAQIIIDQFLSSAEDKWNVMNDLVIYLPHGYEGQGPEHSSARIERFLILCAENNIQIANCTTPANLFHILRRQLKRPFRKPLVIFTPKSLLRHPLCISPISDFTTGNFREVIDDDQADPEKIQRVILCSGKIFYELLEEREKSGYPETAIIRIEQLYPLPEKQLSEIIAKYKNASDWLWVQEEPVNMGAWSFIRQNFHEKPITVIARPASGSPATGSSEFHKIRQRKIIEKAFGSCDCPMVKEACKMICIGNRWKTFEKELQQHDGKPLETKSVSALKQLK; translated from the coding sequence ATGGATAAGTTCTCGTTCCTAAACATTACAGAACCTGCTGCTATTGAAAGCATTTATGAGAAATACCTGAATGACCCGTCGTCGGTGGAAGATGGATGGAGACAGTTTTTCGAGGGTTTTGAATTTGCCAGGATGCATTATCCGCAAAAACAGGCAAAAACTCAGGTTATACCTGAAGAATTCAAGGTCATCAACCTTATCAATGCCCATCGTCAGCGGGGTCATCTTTTTACAAGAACCAATCCGGTAAGGACTCGCCGGAAGTATTTTCCCACTCTTGACCTAGAAAATTTCGGACTCAAGTCCGGAGACCTTTCTACTGTGTTTATCGCTGGAAATGAAATCGGGATTGGTCCTACACCCTTATCTGCCATCATTGACCATCTTCAACAAACCTATTGTCAGTCGGTTGGAGCTGAGTTCATGTATATGCGAAATCCCGATATTATAGGTTGGTTAAAAAACAAAATGGAGTCTTCCAGGAATACACCTAATTACTCCAGGGCAATCAAGGGGCGTATTCTTGAAAAAATCAGCCATGCTGTCTTATTTGAAAAATTTATACATAAAAAATTCCCCGGTCAAAAAAGATTCTCACTGGAAGGTGCCGAATCACTTATTCCGGCACTGAGCGCTATCACTGAAACCGGAGCCGGTTTTGGTATCCGGGAGTTCATTATTGGAATGGCTCACAGGGGAAGGCTTAACGTTCTGGCCAATATCATGGGAAAACCTTATCACCAGATCTTCCATGAGTTCGAAGGCAGTGCATATGACGATGAATACCTCCTGGGGGATGTAAAGTATCATTTGGGATATACCAGTGATATTCAAACCCCGGAAGGACATAACCTGAGACTGACCCTTTCACCCAATCCCAGTCATCTTGAAGCCGTTGATCCGGTAGTTGAAGGCATTGCACGGGCTAAAACAGATATTTCATTCAAAGGGGACTATAAACAAGTTGCTCCCATACTAATTCATGGGGATGCATCCATTGCCGGTCAGGGAGTTATATATGAACTTCTGCAAATGTCGGAATTACCGGGCTATAAAACCGGGGGTACCATCCATGTTGTCATTAACAATCAGATTGGATTTACTACAAACTACCTGGAGGCAAGATCAAGCACATATTGTACGGATGTTGCCAAAACCACACTTTCTCCGGTATTTCATGTCAATGGAGATGATCCGGAAGCTGTAGTATATACTGTACAGCTTGCCATGGAATTCAGGCAAAAATTTCATAAGGATGTATTTATAGATTTGCTTTGCTACAGGAAATACGGTCATAATGAAGGTGATGAACCTCGCTTCACACAACCCATTCTGTACAAGATCATTGAAAACCATCCAAATCCCCTGGAAATATATCGCAAAAGACTTGTTGCTGAGGGAAGTATTAGTATGGAAGAAGCGGATGAAATAGAAAAAAAGATAAGCATTATCCTGGAAGATAGTTATGCAAAATCAAAAGATGTAAAGAAAACCCATATTGAATCATTTCTCTGGGATATCTGGAAAGCTATTCCCAAAGCAAACCCGGAAGATTTTCACAAGCCTGTAAAGACTTCTATTTCTGAAAACCTTCTTCTTGAAATTACAGAGAAACTGACTGCCATCCCAAAAGATGTTAGAATATTCCGAAAGCTAAAAAAACTGCAAGAGGAAAGATTACATTCGATATCAGAAAAGGGAAATTTAGATTGGGCTATGGGAGAACAGTTAGCCTATGCGAGCCTGCTTTTGGAAGGCATCCCGGTAAGGCTTAGCGGGCAAGATGTTGCCAGGGGAACATTCTCTCACCGGCATGCAGTATTGAAAGTAGAAGACTCTGAAAAAGAATATGTTCCATTAAACAATCTCGGTAAAGAGCAAGCCCGTTTTGAGGTATTCAATTCTCCGCTTTCCGAATATGCAGTGTTGGGATTTGAGTACGGATACAGTCTTGCATCGCCCAATTCTCTTACAATTTGGGAAGCCCAGTTCGGCGACTTTTTCAATGGTGCACAGATCATTATTGATCAGTTTCTGAGCAGTGCTGAAGACAAATGGAATGTGATGAACGATCTTGTTATATATCTTCCTCACGGATACGAAGGCCAGGGGCCTGAACACAGCAGTGCCAGAATTGAACGTTTTCTGATTCTTTGTGCAGAGAATAATATTCAGATTGCCAATTGCACTACTCCTGCGAATCTCTTCCATATCCTTCGTCGTCAGCTAAAAAGGCCGTTTCGTAAGCCCCTGGTGATCTTTACACCCAAAAGTCTTCTCCGGCACCCATTATGCATATCTCCGATATCTGATTTTACCACGGGTAACTTCAGAGAAGTTATCGACGATGATCAGGCCGATCCTGAAAAAATTCAACGTGTTATACTTTGTTCGGGGAAAATATTTTATGAATTACTGGAAGAGAGGGAGAAATCAGGATACCCCGAGACTGCAATAATCAGGATAGAACAGCTTTACCCATTGCCTGAAAAACAACTTTCGGAGATAATAGCCAAATACAAAAATGCAAGTGACTGGCTATGGGTTCAGGAAGAACCTGTCAATATGGGTGCATGGAGTTTTATCCGGCAAAACTTTCACGAGAAGCCTATTACGGTAATTGCAAGACCGGCCAGTGGCAGCCCGGCAACGGGATCCAGTGAATTCCACAAGATACGTCAGCGAAAAATCATAGAGAAAGCTTTCGGGTCCTGTGACTGTCCTATGGTAAAAGAAGCCTGCAAAATGATCTGCATTGGGAACAGATGGAAGACTTTTGAAAAAGAATTGCAGCAGCACGATGGAAAACCATTGGAAACAAAATCCGTATCAGCCTTAAAACAACTCAAATAG
- the nadB gene encoding L-aspartate oxidase — protein MRKYVDFLVLGSGIAGLSYALKVADYGKVCVVTKSNAEETATKYAQGGIAAVMYTPDTYEKHIRDTIIAGDDLNDKEIVRITITESTDRVKELVEWGTNFDKKESGRFDLAREGGHSESRVLHHKDSTGLEIENALLNRVMQHPNIEVLENHFGIDLITQHHLGIKVTRRSPDITCYGAYILNIKTNDIHTILSKMTLIATGGAGNVYSTTTNPSIATGDGIAMAYRARATAEKMEFIQFHPTALYNPAEKPSFLITEALRGYGAILKTIKGEEFMSKYDERGSLAPRDIVARAIDNEMKISGDDYVYLDCRHLDKNELITRFPRIYAKCLSIGIDISKDPIPVVPAAHYICGGIKTDKNGLTSIKNLYASGECASTGLHGANRLASNSLLESAVFSHRAAMDSISRINKVEFCREIPDWNAEGTVLNEEMILITQSLKEMQSLMTAYVGIVRSDLRLNRAFKRLEILYKETEELYTKSVLTQQICELRNMINIAYLIIKMAMERKESRGLHYSLDYPPRPQSYEYTSGAQD, from the coding sequence ATGAGAAAATATGTTGATTTTCTGGTTCTTGGATCCGGCATTGCCGGATTGAGTTATGCCCTGAAGGTAGCTGACTATGGTAAAGTATGCGTAGTCACAAAATCGAATGCAGAAGAAACGGCCACGAAGTACGCTCAGGGGGGTATTGCAGCCGTGATGTACACTCCCGATACCTATGAAAAACACATACGGGATACCATCATCGCGGGAGATGACTTGAATGACAAGGAGATCGTGAGGATAACCATAACGGAATCGACTGACCGGGTAAAGGAGTTGGTTGAATGGGGGACCAATTTCGATAAAAAGGAATCGGGTCGGTTTGATCTTGCCCGTGAAGGGGGGCATTCGGAATCCAGAGTTTTGCATCATAAAGACAGCACCGGGCTTGAAATAGAAAACGCATTGCTGAATAGGGTTATGCAACATCCCAACATTGAAGTACTGGAAAATCATTTCGGCATTGACCTCATCACCCAGCATCACCTTGGAATCAAGGTTACCCGGCGTTCTCCTGATATCACCTGTTATGGAGCCTATATCCTGAACATAAAAACCAACGATATCCACACGATACTTTCGAAAATGACATTGATTGCCACGGGAGGAGCAGGAAATGTTTATAGTACAACAACGAACCCATCCATCGCAACAGGTGACGGAATAGCCATGGCATACCGTGCCAGAGCCACTGCGGAGAAAATGGAATTCATCCAGTTTCATCCGACTGCCTTGTATAATCCGGCTGAAAAACCCTCATTTCTCATTACAGAAGCCTTGAGGGGTTACGGAGCCATACTCAAAACCATCAAGGGAGAGGAATTCATGTCGAAATACGATGAAAGAGGATCTCTGGCTCCCAGAGATATTGTAGCCAGGGCCATTGACAATGAAATGAAGATCAGTGGAGATGACTATGTTTACCTCGATTGCCGTCATCTCGACAAGAATGAGCTGATCACCCGTTTCCCGAGGATTTATGCCAAGTGTCTGAGCATCGGGATTGATATCAGCAAAGATCCCATTCCGGTTGTACCTGCTGCTCATTATATTTGTGGTGGCATTAAGACAGACAAGAACGGCCTTACCAGCATAAAAAACCTTTATGCATCCGGTGAATGTGCCTCCACGGGATTGCACGGAGCCAACAGGCTTGCCAGCAATTCCCTGCTCGAATCAGCAGTTTTTTCTCACAGGGCCGCAATGGATTCTATTTCCAGGATAAACAAGGTGGAATTCTGCAGGGAAATTCCCGACTGGAACGCTGAAGGGACCGTACTTAATGAAGAAATGATCCTGATCACTCAATCTCTGAAAGAGATGCAATCCCTTATGACAGCCTATGTTGGTATTGTGAGGTCAGACCTCCGGTTGAACCGTGCATTTAAAAGGTTGGAAATCCTGTATAAAGAAACGGAAGAATTGTACACAAAATCAGTCCTTACCCAACAAATCTGTGAATTAAGAAACATGATCAATATCGCATATCTAATAATAAAAATGGCTATGGAGAGAAAGGAAAGTCGTGGTCTTCACTACTCTCTTGATTACCCCCCACGGCCACAGAGTTATGAATACACAAGCGGGGCACAGGATTAA
- a CDS encoding gamma carbonic anhydrase family protein, which translates to MALIKEVKGIIPNIGKKCFLADNATVVGDVVLGDHCSVWFNAVVRGDVHYIRIGHHTNIQDGVVIHCTYRKAPVNIGNYVSIAHNAIVHGCTIHDMVLIGMGAIIMDDVVIDSNSIIAAGALVTKGTHIEAGSVYAGMPAKKIKDIDQGLSEGEIQRIANSYNMYASWYK; encoded by the coding sequence ATGGCACTCATCAAGGAAGTTAAAGGCATCATTCCCAATATTGGCAAGAAATGCTTTCTTGCCGATAATGCTACGGTTGTTGGAGATGTTGTACTTGGAGATCATTGTTCTGTTTGGTTCAATGCAGTAGTAAGAGGAGATGTTCACTACATCAGGATCGGGCATCATACCAATATTCAGGATGGGGTTGTGATTCATTGCACTTACCGAAAGGCCCCGGTCAACATAGGAAACTACGTTTCTATAGCCCATAATGCCATTGTCCATGGATGTACCATACACGATATGGTTTTGATTGGTATGGGAGCTATCATTATGGATGATGTCGTGATAGACAGCAATTCAATAATTGCAGCCGGAGCGTTGGTTACCAAGGGCACACATATCGAAGCCGGAAGTGTTTACGCAGGAATGCCGGCAAAAAAGATCAAAGATATTGACCAGGGACTTTCAGAAGGAGAAATACAGAGAATCGCCAATAGTTATAACATGTATGCATCATGGTATAAATAA
- a CDS encoding OmpH family outer membrane protein: MKKLFGIILFASLITLSSFVFGQATLKLGYIDSNELLQLMPEKDSVEARLMDYQRSLESQIEAMLMEYQTKVQQYRNTAATMSDIIKQTKEKEITDLETRIQQFQQTAELDFQNKQQELYNPLFEKARKAINDVAAENGFTYIFDVSTGSLLYFDKGTNILPLVRKKMGI; this comes from the coding sequence ATGAAAAAACTGTTTGGTATCATTCTGTTTGCTTCTCTGATAACCTTATCCTCTTTTGTTTTCGGGCAGGCAACCCTAAAACTTGGATATATCGATTCAAATGAGTTGTTACAGCTAATGCCTGAAAAAGACTCGGTTGAGGCCCGTCTTATGGATTATCAGCGATCGCTGGAAAGTCAGATAGAGGCTATGCTCATGGAATATCAGACCAAAGTTCAGCAGTACCGGAATACGGCTGCTACCATGTCGGATATTATCAAACAAACCAAGGAAAAGGAAATTACCGACCTTGAAACCAGGATTCAGCAGTTTCAACAAACTGCAGAACTGGATTTTCAAAACAAACAGCAGGAATTGTATAACCCTTTGTTTGAAAAAGCCCGTAAAGCCATCAATGATGTTGCTGCAGAAAATGGATTTACTTACATTTTTGATGTTAGCACCGGTTCATTGCTTTATTTTGATAAAGGGACAAATATTCTGCCTTTGGTGAGAAAAAAAATGGGGATCTAA